From the Armatimonadota bacterium genome, one window contains:
- a CDS encoding carboxypeptidase M32: protein MTAREAYDQLRTHHREAVLFGSMGALMGWDQRVMMPKNGSKFRAEQMATLAGFLHDKETDPRLGDWLARCEGSELTTDPTSVEAVNIRWWRREFDQATKIPKSLAVEMARVTSLAEDEWAESRAQSDFKRFEPWLSQIVDLTKQAAECLGYEDEPYDALLDRFEPGMTAKEIERLFQPLREYTPKLVQRIQDAPKKPNTSILNRHFPVQDQVQFSREAAAALGFDFDSGRLDPTVHPFACRVTPGDTRITTRYYEDQFNPSFFGTIHETGHALYEMGLLEDHFGEPMGESVSLGIHESQSRMWENVVARSRPFWEKFFPIAQQRFSALSDVSLDDFVFAVNAVKPSAIRVEADEVTYNLHIMLRFELEVALIRGDIAARDMAEAWKDKFETYMGFRPPNDKEGALQDVHWSGGMIGYFPTYSLGNLYGAMFYNQALEDLGDLDSMYRRGEFSPLLDWLRKKIHNQGCRYDAKKLVEHVTGKPLSPQPLIDYMEAKFSALYGL, encoded by the coding sequence ATGACGGCACGAGAGGCGTATGATCAACTAAGAACCCACCATCGCGAGGCTGTGCTGTTCGGCTCGATGGGCGCATTGATGGGCTGGGACCAGCGGGTGATGATGCCCAAGAACGGCAGCAAGTTTCGCGCCGAACAGATGGCGACGCTGGCCGGGTTCCTGCACGATAAAGAGACCGACCCCCGTTTGGGCGATTGGCTGGCGCGATGCGAAGGCAGCGAACTGACGACCGACCCGACATCGGTCGAAGCGGTCAATATCCGATGGTGGCGCAGAGAGTTCGACCAAGCCACCAAGATTCCCAAGTCGCTAGCGGTCGAAATGGCGCGCGTTACTTCGTTGGCCGAAGACGAGTGGGCCGAATCGCGAGCGCAGTCCGACTTTAAGCGGTTTGAGCCGTGGCTGTCGCAGATCGTCGACCTGACCAAACAGGCTGCCGAGTGTCTGGGTTACGAGGACGAGCCTTACGACGCGCTGTTAGACCGGTTTGAGCCGGGGATGACGGCGAAGGAGATTGAACGGCTCTTCCAGCCGTTGCGCGAGTACACGCCCAAACTTGTTCAGCGCATCCAGGACGCCCCTAAGAAGCCCAACACATCAATCCTTAACAGACACTTCCCTGTTCAGGATCAAGTGCAATTTTCGAGAGAGGCGGCCGCGGCGCTCGGGTTCGATTTCGATTCGGGTCGGCTCGATCCGACGGTGCATCCCTTTGCTTGCCGCGTAACACCGGGCGACACGCGAATCACAACTCGATATTATGAGGATCAGTTTAATCCCAGTTTCTTTGGCACCATTCACGAGACGGGGCACGCGCTCTACGAGATGGGGCTGCTTGAGGATCACTTTGGCGAGCCGATGGGCGAATCGGTTTCTCTGGGCATTCACGAAAGTCAATCGAGAATGTGGGAGAACGTGGTGGCTCGAAGCCGGCCGTTTTGGGAGAAGTTTTTCCCAATCGCTCAACAGAGGTTTTCCGCTCTGTCCGATGTCTCTCTCGACGACTTTGTGTTCGCCGTCAACGCCGTCAAGCCGAGCGCTATTCGAGTCGAGGCGGACGAGGTTACCTATAATCTCCACATCATGCTTCGTTTTGAGTTGGAAGTTGCCTTGATCCGCGGCGACATCGCGGCAAGAGACATGGCCGAAGCCTGGAAGGACAAGTTCGAAACCTACATGGGCTTCAGGCCGCCGAACGACAAGGAAGGCGCGCTGCAAGACGTGCACTGGTCGGGCGGCATGATCGGCTACTTCCCCACCTATTCGCTGGGCAATCTCTATGGAGCGATGTTCTACAACCAGGCATTAGAAGACCTGGGCGATCTCGATTCGATGTATCGCAGGGGCGAGTTTTCTCCGTTGCTGGATTGGCTTCGCAAAAAGATACACAACCAGGGCTGTCGATACGACGCCAAAAAGTTGGTCGAGCATGTTACAGGCAAGCCGCTCTCGCCCCAGCCCTTGATCGATTATATGGAAGCGAAGTTTTCGGCGCTTTACGGACTGTAA
- the priA gene encoding primosomal protein N': MRIVVAFDSGVPESANLLTYAVPERLQSEAKIGAVAHVPLRSGSSLGVIVDAIAEPPATTDRPAFDLFPFVSAELVELARNLQQETFCSFRTALYTVVPPISMAKLVEYIKIKENAVIKGKNQQKLAEAIGPSWRAVSMEEIKKLLPAGIYRPAIRSLADNGSLIRKSRLEVSEVKYRRFVIELIGTPDEIQTLLSRPLTGAPTGRIIARLAVSPSESMARAELLEEADAGNGTLIRLEKAGIVRSRWEGDDIEPKEAPIRLNALQKAVVTDLSRQIASGQHAERLIYGITGSGKTEVYLRAIAEAQKLGRNAIVLTPEIGLSARLFEAVRERFGPRVATIHSQLARQERLRQWNKCRTGEVSIAVGPRSAVFAPFETIGLIVVDEEHDSGYKQRNSPTYSAIQVARARARRHGATLVLGSATPSIESFFKHKEALLRLDERAAGGELPSGEIVDMRGQGSLISRELLAALKDTIGKGEQALLVLNRRGYGRALACQDCGHALKCDYCASTLVYHRSPEQMKCHICGRKSERPKQCPSCGGPNLKTHGAGSQKLLEKVSELLPNASVARLDGDIGPVEYLETVRKFLMQKTDVLVGTQVISKGLDAANVGLVGVVSADSSLNMPDFRSSERTFQLLMQAAGRAGRRKGGSRAIFQALAPDHPAVVCAAQHDYDAFYAQEIENRRELNYPPFSRLVRVVAQSPEEALASRACRSAAKNLSENLDVLGPAPAPIERADGLYRYHALVRLQPDAQPWEALSPILDALPDEARKLITVDVDPTDLM, encoded by the coding sequence ATGCGCATCGTCGTCGCCTTTGATTCGGGCGTCCCCGAGAGCGCAAACCTACTGACCTATGCCGTACCGGAACGCCTCCAATCCGAGGCGAAAATCGGCGCCGTCGCGCATGTGCCGTTGCGCTCCGGCTCATCGCTGGGCGTGATCGTCGACGCGATCGCCGAACCGCCCGCAACGACCGACCGTCCAGCGTTCGACCTCTTTCCGTTCGTCTCGGCCGAACTGGTCGAACTGGCGCGCAATCTTCAACAAGAGACCTTCTGTTCCTTCCGAACCGCGCTCTACACCGTGGTCCCGCCCATCTCTATGGCCAAACTTGTCGAGTATATTAAAATCAAGGAAAATGCCGTTATTAAAGGTAAAAATCAGCAAAAACTAGCTGAAGCGATCGGGCCCTCCTGGCGAGCCGTTTCGATGGAGGAGATCAAGAAACTCTTGCCAGCCGGCATCTATCGACCCGCCATTCGATCGCTGGCCGACAACGGATCGCTGATCAGAAAGTCAAGACTGGAAGTTTCCGAAGTTAAGTACAGGCGCTTCGTCATAGAATTGATCGGAACGCCAGATGAGATCCAAACGTTGCTCTCGCGGCCTTTGACCGGCGCGCCGACCGGTCGCATTATCGCGCGACTCGCGGTAAGCCCCAGCGAAAGCATGGCGCGGGCCGAACTGTTGGAAGAGGCCGATGCGGGAAATGGCACGTTGATAAGGCTCGAAAAGGCCGGCATCGTCCGATCCAGGTGGGAGGGCGACGATATCGAGCCAAAGGAAGCTCCGATCCGGCTCAACGCTCTCCAGAAAGCTGTCGTAACGGATCTTTCAAGACAGATCGCATCGGGACAGCACGCGGAGCGACTGATCTACGGCATAACGGGCAGCGGCAAGACCGAGGTCTACTTGCGCGCGATTGCCGAGGCGCAGAAGCTAGGACGAAACGCTATTGTCCTGACTCCCGAAATCGGCCTGAGCGCCCGACTGTTCGAGGCTGTGCGAGAGAGGTTTGGTCCCCGAGTTGCGACCATCCATAGCCAATTGGCCCGCCAAGAGCGACTGCGCCAATGGAACAAGTGCCGAACGGGCGAAGTTTCCATCGCGGTCGGCCCGCGCTCGGCCGTGTTTGCGCCGTTTGAAACGATCGGCCTCATCGTAGTGGACGAGGAGCACGACTCAGGCTACAAACAGCGCAACAGTCCAACCTATAGCGCGATCCAAGTGGCGCGGGCCCGTGCGAGAAGGCACGGCGCAACGCTTGTCTTGGGCAGCGCGACGCCCTCCATCGAATCGTTCTTTAAGCATAAGGAGGCCCTGCTGAGATTGGACGAACGGGCCGCGGGGGGCGAACTGCCCAGCGGAGAAATCGTCGATATGCGCGGACAGGGCAGCCTCATAAGCCGCGAACTGTTGGCTGCGCTAAAAGATACGATAGGCAAAGGCGAGCAGGCGCTTTTGGTGCTGAATCGGCGCGGTTACGGTCGCGCTTTGGCCTGCCAAGATTGCGGACATGCGCTTAAATGCGATTATTGCGCCTCGACTTTGGTCTATCACCGATCGCCCGAGCAGATGAAGTGCCACATCTGCGGTCGCAAGAGCGAAAGACCAAAGCAGTGCCCTTCGTGCGGCGGCCCAAATCTTAAGACCCACGGCGCAGGATCGCAGAAACTGTTGGAAAAGGTCTCGGAGCTGCTGCCCAATGCGTCGGTTGCTCGGCTAGACGGCGATATCGGCCCTGTAGAGTATTTGGAGACCGTTCGAAAGTTCCTTATGCAAAAAACGGACGTATTGGTCGGCACTCAAGTTATATCGAAAGGCTTGGACGCGGCCAACGTCGGACTGGTCGGCGTGGTCAGCGCCGATTCTTCGCTCAATATGCCGGACTTTCGATCTTCGGAGCGCACGTTTCAACTGTTGATGCAAGCGGCCGGTCGCGCAGGACGACGAAAAGGCGGCTCAAGGGCGATCTTCCAGGCGCTGGCGCCCGACCATCCGGCCGTCGTTTGTGCCGCCCAACACGACTACGACGCATTTTATGCGCAGGAGATCGAGAATCGGCGCGAGCTCAACTATCCTCCGTTTTCGCGCTTGGTTCGAGTTGTAGCACAATCGCCCGAGGAAGCCTTAGCGTCGCGCGCTTGCCGATCGGCGGCCAAGAATCTGTCAGAGAACCTTGATGTGCTCGGCCCCGCGCCGGCGCCCATCGAGCGCGCAGACGGCCTCTACCGCTATCATGCGCTGGTGCGATTGCAACCCGACGCCCAGCCTTGGGAGGCGCTTTCGCCTATCCTCGACGCGCTGCCCGACGAGGCGCGAAAACTGATTACGGTCGATGTCGATCCCACCGACCTGATGTAG
- a CDS encoding GTP cyclohydrolase I FolE2: MSVMKDISRQDPAGLPDVAMDEDARGIALQAVGIRGLRFPARLLNNTGNEQSVVMTADLSIGLHADRRGAHMSRLVEDLYDWGAMPRRPADALGLLQTAADRQECDEAQAILRFDWFLAQPAPVTGAFAVLDIEVEWHGQLSIDGAAYTTVLTLPAMTLCPCSKAISDFGAHNQRAYLRLELESRSGEPLLPDDYLPLVNAASSMPVFPVLKRPDERAVTEGSYENPRFVEDVVRELALALRERPELAYFKIDCESVESIHNHNAFATYEESR, translated from the coding sequence GTGAGCGTAATGAAGGACATTTCTAGACAAGACCCAGCGGGATTGCCCGATGTGGCCATGGACGAGGACGCTAGGGGCATTGCCCTGCAAGCAGTCGGCATCCGAGGCCTACGGTTTCCCGCTCGTTTATTGAATAATACCGGAAACGAGCAATCGGTAGTGATGACTGCCGATCTGTCCATTGGGCTTCATGCCGATCGGCGTGGAGCGCACATGAGTCGACTGGTCGAGGACCTTTACGACTGGGGGGCGATGCCGCGTCGTCCAGCGGACGCATTGGGCCTGCTCCAAACCGCGGCGGATCGGCAGGAGTGCGACGAAGCGCAGGCGATTTTGCGGTTCGACTGGTTTCTGGCTCAGCCGGCGCCTGTAACCGGCGCATTCGCAGTGCTCGACATCGAGGTCGAATGGCACGGCCAGTTGTCGATCGACGGCGCGGCCTATACGACTGTGCTGACTCTGCCAGCCATGACGCTGTGCCCTTGCAGCAAGGCAATCTCGGACTTTGGAGCGCACAATCAAAGGGCTTATTTGCGTTTGGAGTTGGAAAGCCGATCTGGCGAACCGCTCTTGCCGGACGATTACCTGCCTTTGGTCAACGCAGCCTCCTCCATGCCGGTTTTCCCTGTTCTGAAGCGGCCGGACGAACGCGCCGTAACAGAGGGTTCCTACGAGAATCCTCGTTTTGTCGAGGATGTTGTGCGGGAGTTGGCGCTGGCTTTGCGCGAGCGACCGGAATTGGCCTACTTTAAGATCGATTGCGAATCGGTGGAGTCGATTCACAACCACAACGCCTTTGCAACCTACGAAGAATCTCGATAG
- the argB gene encoding acetylglutamate kinase gives MSIPDPQIQAEILAQALPYIQRWHGRAIVIKYGGAAMTDDDLCGKVMQDIVLMQFVGIRPIVVHGGGPEINEAMKKLGKEPVFHNGLRVTDAETMEIVEMVLSGKTNKRLVGEIGRLGGKAVGLSGKDGLTILARQLSPELGLVGEILRVDAGLLEVLTNSGYIPVISTIAAGESGETYNLNADHAAGSVAAAIGAAKLIVLTDVPGVLADSDDPSSLITEFSRDEAARVVAEGHAKGGMIPKIEACLTALDGGVERAHIIDGRAPRSLLIECFTDHGIGTMVR, from the coding sequence ATGAGCATACCCGACCCGCAGATTCAGGCCGAAATTCTGGCGCAAGCCTTGCCCTATATACAGCGCTGGCACGGTCGCGCAATCGTGATCAAATATGGCGGCGCCGCCATGACCGACGACGACCTTTGCGGCAAGGTGATGCAAGACATCGTGCTGATGCAGTTTGTGGGCATCCGGCCGATCGTCGTGCACGGCGGCGGGCCAGAGATCAACGAAGCCATGAAAAAATTGGGCAAGGAGCCCGTCTTTCACAACGGCCTCCGCGTTACCGATGCCGAGACGATGGAGATCGTCGAGATGGTGCTATCGGGCAAGACGAACAAGCGATTGGTGGGCGAAATCGGGCGATTAGGCGGAAAAGCAGTCGGTCTGAGCGGAAAGGACGGCCTTACGATCCTCGCACGGCAGCTATCGCCCGAATTGGGATTGGTGGGAGAAATTTTGCGCGTCGATGCAGGACTTTTGGAAGTCTTGACGAATTCGGGGTATATTCCTGTTATAAGCACGATCGCAGCAGGAGAATCGGGCGAGACGTATAATCTAAATGCAGACCACGCGGCAGGCAGCGTGGCGGCCGCGATTGGAGCGGCCAAACTGATCGTGCTGACCGATGTGCCCGGAGTACTTGCGGATTCCGACGATCCGAGCAGTTTGATAACAGAATTTAGCCGCGACGAAGCGGCGCGAGTGGTTGCGGAAGGCCATGCCAAGGGTGGCATGATTCCCAAAATAGAAGCCTGTCTAACGGCTTTGGACGGAGGAGTAGAGCGCGCGCATATCATTGACGGACGCGCCCCCCGTTCGCTGTTGATCGAGTGCTTCACGGATCACGGGATCGGCACAATGGTTCGATAG
- a CDS encoding NYN domain-containing protein — MDRVAIFVDGANMYYAQKRLGWFIDFRKLLTYFRAHLGMKVAEASYYTAVDPANRTRDITFHDYLLHSGYVLRTRPMKGGGEYIDEPPWERVSLAVDMSIDMLLAMPHYDVCAILSGDGNFERVVETLRAKGKRASIIAHPEMTSRELRNVIGLNFSDLRDLETYISRTDRTPEERGAAAEAAATKQGA, encoded by the coding sequence ATGGATCGCGTTGCGATATTTGTGGACGGAGCCAACATGTACTATGCCCAAAAACGTTTGGGCTGGTTTATTGACTTCCGAAAGCTGCTGACTTACTTTCGAGCGCACTTGGGTATGAAGGTCGCCGAAGCCTCTTACTATACGGCGGTGGACCCGGCCAACAGAACCCGGGACATAACCTTTCACGACTACCTGCTCCATTCGGGCTATGTGCTGCGCACACGACCGATGAAAGGCGGCGGCGAGTACATCGACGAACCGCCGTGGGAACGGGTATCTTTGGCGGTAGACATGAGCATCGATATGCTATTGGCCATGCCCCATTACGACGTGTGCGCCATTTTGAGCGGAGACGGCAACTTTGAGCGAGTAGTCGAGACCCTGCGAGCCAAGGGGAAACGAGCCTCGATCATTGCCCACCCGGAGATGACCTCGCGCGAACTGCGAAACGTGATCGGGCTGAACTTTTCCGATCTGCGAGATTTGGAGACTTACATCTCGCGCACGGATAGAACGCCCGAAGAAAGAGGAGCGGCGGCAGAGGCGGCGGCGACGAAACAGGGGGCCTAA
- a CDS encoding M42 family metallopeptidase, whose amino-acid sequence MRSESLDFLIRLVNASSPSGYEAPASSLFVDYVSPFSDDVMRDVIGNVAAVVNPGGSPRIMLSGHVDEIGFIVRYISEEGLIFFGPIGGHDPVIPAGQRVTIRTHQGLIPGVIGRKPIHLIDPDDRGKAPKLHDLWVDVGAKDKDEAEKLVSLGDPITYADQYEALHNGRAAAKSFDNKMGAFIVAEAARLLSENRPRAAVYAVATVQEEIGLFGAATGAFGIDPQVAVATDVTQAADYPDISKKRVGDMKLGGGPVICRGSKINHQVFKMLIDAAQKENIPFQIEVAGGGTGTDADAIHAARAGVATGLVSVALRYMHTPCEVLQLSDVEQSAQLIAAFCRTVTEETDFIPR is encoded by the coding sequence ATGCGTTCAGAATCGCTCGACTTTTTGATCCGCCTCGTCAATGCCTCTTCGCCTTCGGGCTACGAGGCGCCCGCTTCGTCCCTCTTTGTCGATTACGTTTCGCCCTTTTCCGACGATGTCATGCGCGACGTGATCGGCAACGTCGCCGCCGTTGTCAATCCTGGCGGCTCGCCCCGAATCATGCTCTCCGGCCATGTGGACGAGATCGGCTTTATCGTTCGATATATCTCGGAAGAAGGGTTGATCTTTTTTGGCCCGATCGGTGGCCACGACCCCGTGATCCCGGCCGGTCAGCGCGTTACGATTCGCACTCATCAGGGCCTGATCCCAGGCGTTATCGGCCGCAAACCGATCCATCTGATCGACCCTGACGACCGGGGAAAAGCGCCCAAACTGCACGATCTTTGGGTCGATGTCGGCGCAAAGGACAAGGACGAAGCCGAAAAGTTGGTCAGCCTGGGCGACCCGATCACCTATGCCGATCAGTACGAAGCCCTGCACAATGGACGAGCGGCCGCCAAGAGCTTTGACAACAAAATGGGCGCGTTCATCGTTGCCGAGGCAGCGCGCCTCTTGTCCGAGAATCGGCCGAGGGCTGCCGTCTATGCCGTGGCGACCGTGCAAGAAGAAATCGGACTGTTCGGCGCGGCGACCGGCGCGTTTGGCATCGACCCCCAGGTGGCCGTAGCGACCGACGTTACCCAAGCGGCCGACTACCCCGACATCAGCAAAAAGCGCGTCGGCGACATGAAGCTGGGCGGAGGCCCTGTTATCTGCCGCGGCTCCAAAATCAATCACCAAGTGTTCAAGATGCTGATCGACGCCGCTCAGAAGGAGAACATCCCGTTTCAGATCGAAGTCGCGGGCGGCGGGACGGGTACCGATGCCGACGCGATCCATGCCGCCCGGGCGGGCGTGGCCACCGGATTGGTCTCTGTCGCTCTGCGCTATATGCATACGCCGTGCGAGGTGCTTCAACTGTCCGATGTGGAGCAATCGGCCCAACTGATCGCCGCGTTTTGTAGGACGGTTACCGAGGAAACGGACTTCATCCCAAGATGA
- the rsmA gene encoding 16S rRNA (adenine(1518)-N(6)/adenine(1519)-N(6))-dimethyltransferase RsmA produces MIDPVSTSAVKQLIQEFGLIPSKRRGQNFLVDKSIRKRMIDLLELNPDDAAVEIGPGFGALTIELAEQCRTLTAVEVDTRLMASLQLRFERKPNVRLISASVLDLSIDDLLQDEPVGKLISNVPYVITSPLITKILNHKDRFSTILLMIQKEVAQRLSADADTPEYGSLSLFVQYHADVKYCGRVANRAFYPVPEVDSAIVKLTPKESDLSPSVERRMFKLIKAAFSMRRKNLRNNLAGLIGDPDRAAAFLRSQDIDPARRGETLTLAEYKRLAKALSGRQLSRPPYSP; encoded by the coding sequence ATGATCGATCCCGTTTCCACCTCTGCCGTCAAGCAACTGATCCAGGAGTTTGGGCTAATCCCGTCCAAGAGGCGAGGGCAAAACTTTCTGGTCGACAAGAGCATTCGGAAGCGAATGATCGATCTTTTGGAATTAAACCCGGACGATGCAGCAGTCGAGATCGGACCTGGCTTTGGCGCGTTGACGATCGAACTGGCCGAGCAGTGCCGTACCCTGACTGCGGTCGAGGTCGATACGCGGTTGATGGCCTCGCTACAGCTGAGATTTGAGAGAAAGCCGAACGTCCGATTGATCAGCGCGAGCGTCCTGGACCTCTCGATCGACGATTTGTTGCAAGACGAGCCGGTCGGCAAACTGATCTCGAACGTGCCCTATGTCATCACCTCGCCGCTGATAACCAAGATTCTGAACCATAAAGATCGCTTCTCGACAATTCTTTTGATGATCCAGAAGGAAGTCGCGCAACGGTTGAGCGCGGATGCCGATACGCCCGAGTACGGCTCTCTAAGCCTCTTTGTCCAGTACCACGCGGACGTTAAATACTGTGGGCGGGTGGCTAATCGCGCGTTCTATCCTGTGCCCGAAGTCGATTCGGCCATCGTCAAACTGACGCCTAAAGAGTCGGATCTGTCGCCTAGCGTCGAACGGCGCATGTTCAAACTGATCAAGGCGGCTTTCTCAATGCGGCGCAAGAATCTGCGCAACAATCTAGCGGGCTTGATCGGCGATCCCGATAGGGCCGCGGCTTTTTTGAGATCGCAAGACATTGACCCGGCAAGGCGCGGCGAAACGCTCACCTTGGCCGAATACAAACGCTTGGCCAAGGCCCTCAGCGGCCGGCAATTAAGCCGACCGCCTTACAGTCCGTAA